The following coding sequences lie in one Methylosinus sp. PW1 genomic window:
- a CDS encoding HPr family phosphocarrier protein produces the protein MTDQSVSAAADGGRIVRDLTIVNRKGLHARATAKFVQCCEAYEAEITVSKCGDTVGGSSIMGILTLGAAQGSTITVTAAGPQASQAIEALAALVGNRFGEDE, from the coding sequence ATGACCGACCAATCCGTTTCCGCCGCCGCCGATGGCGGCCGCATCGTCCGCGATCTCACCATCGTCAACCGCAAGGGCCTGCACGCGCGGGCGACGGCCAAATTCGTCCAATGCTGCGAGGCCTATGAGGCCGAGATCACCGTCTCCAAATGCGGGGACACGGTCGGCGGCAGCTCCATCATGGGCATATTGACGCTGGGCGCGGCTCAAGGCTCCACCATCACTGTGACCGCCGCCGGCCCGCAGGCCTCGCAGGCGATAGAGGCGCTGGCGGCGCTGGTCGGCAACCGATTCGGCGAGGACGAGTAG
- a CDS encoding response regulator transcription factor has translation MPTIALVDDDRNILTSVSIALEGEGYRVQTYTDGAAALDGLRANPPDLAIFDIKMPRMDGMELLRRLRQKSDLPVIFLTSKDEEIDELFGLKMGADDFIHKPFSQRLLVERVKAILRRANPKEAAAQKESEAKVLERGALVMDPERHTCTWRGDPVVLTVTEFLILQALAQRPGVVKSRNALMDAAYDDQVYVDDRTIDSHIKRLRKKFKVVDNEFEMIETLYGVGYRFKEAP, from the coding sequence ATGCCGACAATCGCTCTCGTCGACGACGACCGCAATATTCTCACTTCCGTCTCGATCGCGCTGGAAGGCGAGGGCTACCGCGTTCAAACCTACACCGACGGCGCCGCCGCGCTCGACGGTCTGCGCGCCAATCCGCCGGACCTCGCCATTTTCGACATAAAGATGCCGCGCATGGACGGGATGGAGCTGCTGCGCCGTCTGCGGCAGAAATCCGACCTTCCGGTGATCTTCCTCACCTCCAAGGACGAGGAGATCGACGAATTGTTCGGCCTCAAAATGGGCGCCGACGATTTCATTCACAAGCCGTTCTCGCAGCGCCTGCTGGTGGAGCGCGTGAAGGCCATTCTGCGCCGCGCCAATCCCAAGGAAGCCGCCGCGCAGAAGGAATCGGAAGCCAAGGTGCTGGAGCGCGGCGCGCTGGTCATGGACCCGGAGCGCCATACCTGCACTTGGCGGGGCGATCCCGTCGTGCTCACGGTGACGGAATTTCTCATCCTGCAAGCGCTGGCGCAGCGCCCCGGCGTGGTGAAGAGCCGCAATGCGCTGATGGACGCCGCCTATGACGATCAAGTCTATGTCGACGATCGCACCATAGACAGCCACATCAAGCGGCTGCGCAAGAAGTTCAAGGTCGTCGACAATGAGTTCGAGATGATCGAGACGCTCTATGGCGTCGGCTATCGCTTCAAGGAAGCCCCATAA
- a CDS encoding stimulus-sensing domain-containing protein gives MTVTTDNEHGVAETQARQKRIGRAASVRFARLTRAIQSRLSSSLTRRIVVLNLGGLVALLGGFLYLNQFREGLIDARVQSLQTQGEIIAAAIAASATVDTDAITIDPEKLLRLAPGESYSLAEGSQPSMEFSLNPERIGPLLRRLVSPTRTRARIYDRDGYLLLDSRSVSGRSNILRFDLGPPGGASESSSYLEQGVNALRRWTRRPELPLYEDIGAGNGKAYPEVAAALTGGALSVVRANAKGETIISVAVPVQRFRSVRGALLLSTLGGDIDAILAQERWGIIRIFLVSAGVMLLLSLLFAGTIAEPMRRLAEAADRVRRGVKSRQEIPDFSQRQDEIGHLSGALRDMTRALYNRIEAIEHFAADVAHELKNPLTSLRSAVETLPIVKDENARSRLLTIIKHDVGRLDRLISDISDASRLDAELARADMDIVDVAGVLKTVVGMAHDLDRGDGVAITLDIQPADPRRRWRILGHDSRLAQVFDNLIGNARSFSAEGGDVRVYLRPEQAMGPGGQPIDGYEIIVDDDGPGIPAHAFERIFERFYTDRPEQGFGQNSGLGLSISRQIVEAHNGRIRAMNRTRAEPEGTDEIAPEDVVLGARFVLWLPAAK, from the coding sequence ATGACAGTCACGACCGACAATGAACATGGCGTCGCCGAGACGCAGGCGCGGCAAAAGCGAATCGGCCGCGCCGCGTCGGTTCGCTTCGCGCGGCTCACGCGCGCGATTCAATCGCGCCTGTCGTCCTCGCTCACACGCCGCATCGTCGTGCTCAATCTTGGCGGCCTCGTGGCGCTGCTCGGCGGTTTTCTCTATCTCAACCAATTTCGCGAAGGCCTGATCGACGCGCGCGTGCAGAGCCTGCAGACGCAGGGCGAGATCATCGCGGCGGCGATCGCCGCCTCCGCGACTGTCGATACGGACGCCATCACCATCGATCCCGAGAAGCTGCTGCGGCTCGCGCCGGGCGAGAGCTACAGCCTCGCCGAGGGCAGCCAGCCGTCGATGGAGTTCTCGCTCAATCCCGAGCGCATCGGCCCGCTGCTGCGTCGCCTCGTCTCGCCGACGCGCACGCGCGCGCGCATCTATGATCGCGACGGCTATCTGCTGCTCGATTCGCGCTCCGTCTCCGGCCGCTCCAATATTCTGCGCTTCGATCTCGGGCCGCCGGGCGGCGCGAGCGAATCGTCCAGCTATCTCGAGCAGGGCGTGAATGCGCTGCGCCGCTGGACGCGCCGGCCGGAGCTGCCGCTCTATGAGGATATCGGCGCCGGCAATGGCAAAGCCTATCCCGAAGTGGCCGCCGCGCTCACCGGCGGCGCGCTCTCCGTGGTGCGGGCCAACGCCAAGGGCGAGACCATCATCTCGGTCGCCGTGCCGGTGCAGCGCTTCCGCTCTGTGCGCGGCGCGCTGCTTCTCTCCACGCTCGGCGGCGACATCGACGCCATTCTGGCGCAGGAGCGCTGGGGCATCATCCGCATCTTCCTGGTCTCGGCAGGCGTGATGCTGCTGCTGTCGCTGCTCTTCGCCGGCACCATAGCCGAGCCCATGCGCCGTCTCGCCGAGGCGGCCGATCGCGTGCGCCGCGGCGTCAAATCGCGGCAGGAGATTCCCGATTTCTCGCAGCGTCAGGACGAGATCGGCCATCTCTCCGGCGCGCTGCGCGACATGACGCGCGCGCTCTACAATCGCATAGAGGCGATCGAGCATTTCGCGGCGGATGTCGCACATGAGCTGAAGAATCCGCTCACCTCTCTGCGCAGCGCGGTGGAGACTCTGCCCATCGTCAAGGACGAGAATGCGCGCTCGCGTCTGCTGACCATCATCAAGCACGATGTCGGGCGGCTCGACCGTCTCATCAGCGATATTTCCGACGCCTCGCGTCTCGACGCCGAGCTGGCCCGCGCCGACATGGACATTGTGGACGTCGCCGGCGTGCTGAAGACCGTCGTCGGCATGGCGCACGACCTCGATCGCGGCGATGGCGTCGCCATCACGCTCGACATTCAGCCCGCCGATCCGCGGCGGCGCTGGCGCATCCTCGGCCATGATTCGCGCCTCGCGCAAGTGTTCGACAATCTCATCGGCAACGCCCGCTCCTTCTCGGCGGAGGGCGGCGATGTGCGCGTCTATCTGCGGCCGGAGCAGGCGATGGGGCCGGGCGGCCAGCCGATCGACGGCTATGAGATCATCGTCGACGACGACGGGCCGGGCATTCCCGCCCATGCCTTCGAGCGCATTTTCGAGCGCTTCTACACGGATCGGCCGGAGCAGGGCTTCGGCCAGAATTCCGGGCTCGGCCTCTCCATCTCGCGCCAGATCGTCGAGGCGCACAATGGCCGCATCCGCGCGATGAACCGCACGCGGGCGGAGCCGGAGGGCACCGACGAAATCGCGCCGGAGGATGTGGTGCTGGGCGCGCGCTTCGTGCTCTGGCTGCCGGCGGCGAAATGA
- the glpK gene encoding glycerol kinase GlpK has protein sequence MTRYVGAIDQGTTSSRFILFDHEGEIVALDQREHAQIYPRPGWVEHDAAEIWRNTQSVIAGALNKAGLTPADLACVGLTNQRETTQLWDRRTGAPLHNAIVWMDTRTDALVARFSAQGGKDRLRAKTGLPLSTYFSSLKLIWLFENIPGAREKAQAGEALFGTMDSWIAWNLTGRHFTDATNAARTQLMNLETLQWDDELLALFDIPRACLPQILSSSEVYGACRAPLAGAPLSGALGDQHAALIGQACFAPGDAKNTYGTGCFLLMNIGETPRLSTKGLLTTLAYRLGEEKPVYALEGSVAIAGALVQWLRDNLGIIEKSADIEALAASVPDNGDVYFTPAFSGLYAPYWRESARGIIAGLTRFSTKAHIARAALEAVAFQTHDVVAAMAEDSGVALEELRVDGGMAVNALLMQFQADILGAPVVRPRCIETTALGAAYAAGLASGFWKDKREIAAHWRAEKRWSPMMSTEDRERRIAKWAKAVTRSFDWTD, from the coding sequence ATGACCAGATATGTCGGCGCGATCGACCAGGGCACGACGAGCTCGCGCTTCATCCTCTTCGATCATGAGGGCGAGATCGTCGCGCTCGACCAGCGCGAGCATGCGCAAATCTATCCGCGCCCCGGCTGGGTGGAGCATGACGCGGCCGAAATCTGGCGCAACACGCAGAGCGTCATAGCGGGGGCCTTGAACAAAGCGGGGCTGACGCCGGCCGATCTCGCCTGCGTCGGCCTCACCAATCAGCGCGAGACGACTCAGCTGTGGGATCGCCGCACGGGCGCGCCACTGCACAACGCCATCGTGTGGATGGACACGCGCACCGATGCGCTGGTCGCGCGCTTTTCCGCGCAGGGCGGCAAGGATCGCTTGCGCGCGAAGACCGGTCTGCCGCTCTCCACCTATTTCTCCAGCCTCAAGCTCATCTGGCTCTTCGAGAACATTCCCGGCGCGCGCGAGAAAGCGCAGGCCGGCGAAGCGTTGTTCGGCACGATGGATTCCTGGATCGCCTGGAATCTGACCGGGCGCCATTTCACCGACGCCACCAACGCCGCGCGCACGCAGCTGATGAATCTCGAGACGCTGCAATGGGACGATGAGCTGCTCGCGCTCTTCGACATTCCGCGCGCCTGCCTGCCGCAGATTCTCTCCTCGAGCGAAGTCTATGGCGCCTGCCGCGCGCCGCTCGCAGGCGCGCCGCTTTCGGGCGCGCTCGGCGATCAGCATGCGGCGCTGATCGGCCAAGCGTGCTTTGCGCCGGGCGACGCGAAAAACACCTATGGCACAGGATGTTTTCTGCTGATGAACATAGGCGAGACGCCGCGGCTCTCCACCAAGGGCCTGCTCACCACGCTCGCCTATAGACTCGGCGAGGAGAAGCCCGTTTACGCGCTCGAGGGCTCCGTCGCCATCGCCGGCGCGCTGGTGCAATGGCTGCGCGACAATCTCGGCATAATCGAGAAGAGCGCGGATATAGAAGCGCTGGCGGCGAGCGTTCCCGATAATGGCGACGTCTATTTCACGCCCGCATTCTCCGGCCTCTATGCGCCCTATTGGCGCGAGAGCGCGCGCGGGATCATCGCCGGCCTCACGCGCTTCTCGACGAAAGCGCATATCGCGCGCGCCGCGCTGGAAGCCGTCGCCTTTCAGACGCACGACGTCGTCGCGGCGATGGCGGAGGATTCCGGCGTCGCGCTGGAGGAGCTGCGCGTCGACGGCGGCATGGCGGTGAATGCGCTGCTGATGCAGTTTCAGGCCGATATTCTCGGCGCTCCCGTCGTGCGGCCGCGCTGCATAGAGACGACGGCGCTCGGCGCCGCCTATGCCGCAGGACTGGCCAGCGGCTTTTGGAAGGATAAGCGCGAGATCGCCGCGCATTGGCGCGCCGAGAAAAGATGGAGCCCGATGATGTCGACGGAAGATCGCGAGCGCCGCATCGCCAAATGGGCGAAGGCGGTGACGCGCTCCTTCGATTGGACCGACTGA
- a CDS encoding PTS sugar transporter subunit IIA has translation MIGMVLVTHGHLATEFRAALEHVVGPQKQLVSISIGPEDDMERRRRDIIDAIAEADSGDGVVVLTDMFGGTPSNLAISVMNGGKVEVLAGINLPMLIKLASVRESAPLEQAVLQAQDAGRKYVYIASRVLNAK, from the coding sequence ATGATCGGAATGGTCCTGGTGACCCATGGCCACCTCGCCACGGAGTTTCGCGCGGCCCTCGAGCATGTCGTCGGCCCGCAGAAGCAGCTCGTGTCGATCTCGATCGGCCCCGAGGACGATATGGAGCGTCGGCGCCGGGACATTATCGACGCCATCGCAGAGGCGGACAGCGGCGACGGCGTCGTCGTGCTGACCGACATGTTCGGCGGCACCCCCTCCAATCTGGCGATTTCCGTGATGAATGGCGGCAAGGTCGAGGTGCTGGCGGGCATCAACCTGCCCATGCTGATCAAGCTGGCCTCGGTGCGCGAATCGGCTCCGCTCGAGCAGGCGGTGTTGCAAGCCCAGGACGCCGGGCGCAAATATGTCTATATCGCCAGCCGAGTCCTCAACGCCAAATGA
- a CDS encoding HPr kinase/phosphorylase, with protein sequence MTGAPPQAEQVEERIMIHANALLIGAAGVLLRGPSGAGKSGLCLELIHLAQGQGLFARLIGDDRVALVRRHGRLLARPHPAIAGAIEERGRGVLPAEFEPAGVLRCLIDLCGERDEPPPRYPPEEGAEADLCGVTLPRLAADAREAGAARRILSFIHQFVAF encoded by the coding sequence ATGACCGGCGCGCCTCCCCAAGCGGAGCAGGTCGAGGAGCGGATCATGATTCACGCCAACGCCCTGCTCATCGGCGCGGCCGGCGTGCTGCTGCGCGGGCCGTCCGGCGCCGGCAAGAGCGGGCTCTGCCTCGAGCTGATCCATCTCGCGCAGGGGCAGGGGCTGTTCGCGCGGCTCATCGGCGATGATCGAGTCGCGCTCGTCCGCCGTCACGGCCGCCTGCTGGCGCGCCCGCATCCGGCTATAGCCGGGGCGATAGAGGAGCGCGGCCGAGGCGTTCTGCCGGCCGAATTCGAGCCTGCGGGGGTGCTCCGCTGTCTCATCGATCTATGTGGAGAAAGAGACGAGCCGCCGCCTCGCTACCCGCCGGAGGAGGGCGCGGAGGCCGATCTGTGCGGCGTGACGCTGCCGCGGCTCGCCGCGGACGCCCGAGAGGCGGGGGCGGCGAGGAGGATTTTGTCGTTTATTCATCAGTTTGTAGCATTTTAA
- a CDS encoding class I SAM-dependent methyltransferase, producing the protein MTNQPTDAFFAAWRTYRKIVDTNYMFHREIGERVEETLRAAFGDEGFSILDLGCGDASVFAPRLARLRPNRYVGVDLSETALGLAAENLKVLACPAELRREDLLAAVGAGEERFDVIHTSFAVHHLVTEQKAEFFRRAAARLSARGLLLMTDVMREEDETLPLYHAHYVEWLRRDWSELTLEERETTCAHLVENDMPESFSVLQAQARAAGLEAAPIAAFRWHKVARFTPRAG; encoded by the coding sequence ATGACGAACCAGCCTACCGACGCATTCTTCGCCGCCTGGCGGACCTATCGCAAGATCGTCGACACGAATTACATGTTCCATCGCGAGATCGGCGAGCGCGTCGAGGAGACGCTGCGCGCCGCCTTCGGCGACGAGGGCTTCTCCATCCTCGACCTCGGCTGCGGCGACGCCTCTGTCTTCGCGCCGCGGCTCGCGCGGCTCCGTCCCAATCGTTATGTCGGCGTCGATCTCTCCGAGACCGCGCTCGGCCTCGCCGCCGAGAATTTGAAGGTTCTCGCCTGCCCGGCGGAGCTGCGCCGCGAGGATCTGCTCGCCGCCGTCGGCGCCGGCGAGGAGCGCTTCGACGTCATTCATACGAGCTTCGCCGTGCATCATCTCGTCACCGAGCAGAAGGCCGAGTTCTTCCGCCGCGCGGCCGCGCGCCTTTCGGCGCGCGGGCTGCTGCTGATGACCGATGTGATGCGCGAGGAAGACGAGACGCTGCCCCTCTATCACGCCCATTATGTGGAATGGCTGCGCCGCGACTGGAGCGAGCTGACGCTCGAGGAGCGCGAGACGACCTGCGCGCATCTCGTCGAGAACGATATGCCGGAGAGCTTCTCCGTCCTGCAGGCGCAAGCGCGCGCAGCGGGCCTCGAGGCGGCGCCGATCGCCGCCTTTCGCTGGCACAAGGTGGCGCGCTTCACGCCCCGCGCGGGGTGA